From one Musa acuminata AAA Group cultivar baxijiao chromosome BXJ2-6, Cavendish_Baxijiao_AAA, whole genome shotgun sequence genomic stretch:
- the LOC135615652 gene encoding cytochrome P450 81Q32-like, with protein MEPSFCFTLFLVLILWLHLLFSAKKNNKKKNLPPSPLSLPFIGHLHLCRKPLHRCLARLTALHGPVLLLRFGARPVLVVASPAAADECFTTHDITFANRPSLPSRKYLLYKNNTTFDFANYGPYWRHFRRVATVEVLSSHRLRSSSDARAHEVRCMARELLRACDAVADGLAKVELKTRLFQLAMNVLMRTIAGKRYSGEEGVVSEESKRFMVTVEEIFALSGASNVVDFIPLLRWVDYGGVRRKLMRLHRVRDEFLQQLIDGLRTKGGEESQTTEAKEEKTTISDLVSLQKTDPENYSDQIIKSLISILLSAGTDSTASTIEWALSLLLNHPNAMDKTRAEIDARVGNGRLLEESDLPNLPYLHCVVAETLRMYPAGPLLVPHESSDECVVGGFHVPRGTILLVNAYAMHRDPTTWDEPARFMPERFEGGKGEGKWMAPFGMGRRKCPGEGLAARMMGLALGTLIQCFEWGRVGDKEVDMAEGSGLTLPKAVALEATCRPRQTLAHLLSEI; from the exons ATGGAACCAtccttctgtttcaccctcttcCTTGTGCTAATCCTCTGGCTCCATCTCCTTTTCTCCGCCAAGAagaacaacaagaagaagaattTACCACCAAGCCCTCTTTCCCTCCCCTTCATAGGCCACCTGCATCTCTGCAGGAAGCCCCTGCACCGCTGCCTTGCCCGCCTCACCGCCCTGCACGGCCCTGTCCTTCTCCTCCGCTTCGGCGCCCGTCCCGTCCTCGTCGTCGCCTCCCCAGCCGCCGCCGACGAGTGCTTCACGACCCACGACATAACCTTCGCCAACCGCCCCAGCCTCCCCTCTAGGAAATACCTTTTGTACAAAAACAACACCACCTTCGACTTCGCCAACTATGGCCCCTACTGGCGTCACTTCCGCCGCGTCGCCACCGTCGAGGTCCTCTCCTCCCACCGCCTCCGGTCCTCGTCCGACGCTCGCGCCCACGAGGTGCGCTGCATGGCCCGGGAACTACTTCGGGCGTGCGACGCCGTAGCCGATGGGTTGGCCAAGGTGGAGCTCAAGACGAGGTTGTTCCAACTTGCGATGAACGTCCTGATGCGGACGATCGCGGGGAAGAGGTACTCCGGGGAGGAGGGAGTGGTGTCGGAAGAGTCGAAGAGGTTTATGGTCACGGTGGAGGAAATATTCGCGTTGAGCGGCGCGTCCAACGTCGTTGACTTCATTCCGCTGCTGAGGTGGGTCGATTACGGTGGAGTCAGGCGAAAGTTGATGAGACTGCACAGGGTGAGGGACGAGTTCCTGCAGCAACTAATCGATGGGCTGAGGACCAAGGGCGGCGAGGAGAGTCAAACCACTGAGGCTAAAGAGGAGAAGACGACGATAAGTGATCTCGTCTCGTTGCAGAAGACAGATCCTGAGAACTATTCGGATCAGATCATCAAATCACTTATTTCA ATCTTATTATCAGCTGGAACGGATTCGACGGCCAGTACAATCGAATGGGCGTTGTCGCTTCTGCTCAACCATCCAAATGCAATGGACAAAACGCGAGCCGAGATTGACGCACGCGTTGGCAACGGGCGCTTGCTCGAGGAGTCCGACCTGCCTAACCTTCCCTACCTCCACTGCGTCGTCGCCGAGACGCTCCGGATGTACCCCGCAGGCCCTCTCCTGGTGCCGCACGAGTCGTCCGACGAGTGCGTCGTCGGCGGCTTCCACGTCCCGCGGGGCACGATCCTGTTGGTGAACGCGTATGCCATGCACCGGGACCCCACGACGTGGGACGAACCGGCGAGGTTCATGCCGGAGAGGTTCGAGGGTGGGAAGGGAGAAGGGAAGTGGATGGCGCCGTTCGGCATGGGGAGGAGGAAGTGCCCCGGGGAAGGGCTGGCGGCGAGAATGATGGGGCTGGCGCTGGGAACGTTGATCCAGTGCTTCGAGTGGGGCAGAGTCGGTGACAAGGAGGTGGACATGGCCGAAGGTTCGGGCCTCACACTGCCCAAAGCTGTCGCTCTTGAAGCGACGTGCCGTCCGCGCCAAACCTTGGCTCATCTCCTCTCGGAGATTTAG
- the LOC103989518 gene encoding uncharacterized protein LOC103989518, whose product MAFRARYLRRLRPIHPEAIASITGGGCVGQMRLQCTADLGGSGRFSGGKSAYEVLGVSESSSFPEIKASFRKLAKETHPDVVSSASADDATASQRFLQILAAYEILSDSNKRAHYDSYLLSQRAILRKQCGLGTTIYTHNSSLIMSKQSDVVEWLKWYRLSVNDIVMERRVAMGSGYFDKLENELYSAIRMAYYGPVVESMDLLPDSFEAEERSAYETSEVLHLVSGRDLFGIVNLVGRTPELSHMCHEKLTTFDFNVHGVPEQVWQPMVKGNCVHPRIVDVCEKETGQDTNFESDSYKDLELRILGRVVAMATRSPRCKCLGLPMDDLEDHIHVFLTTDGAQNSVTPGSRTPLGTITGLGTSAEEGSCFVYDRAGVKTHVIMKHRTLLVKHMHWYQVHGEASACECRCSRARLPPSKYWLFEPRCCLHDVGGWYIETFGRDKKGKTVPSQRQWDGMIEQSEKRLHPAVYFLALAYRTLDLEHAKRSRWSITNFVVPYIFSITRWWQKLM is encoded by the exons ATGGCGTTCCGAGCGAGATATCTTCGCCGGCTTCGCCCTATCCATCCTGAAGCGATCGCCTCCATCACGGGCGGCGGCTGCGTCGGCCAAATGAGGCTCCAGTGCACCGCTGACCTGGGAGGCTCCGGCAGGTTCTCCGGTGGCAAAAGCGCGTACGAGGTGCTTGGGGTCTCGGAGTCCAGCTCCTTCCCGGAGATCAAGGCCTCGTTCCGCAAGCTTGCCAAGGAGACCCACCCTGACGTCGTTTCGTCGGCCTCGGCAGACGATGCCACCGCATCCCAGCGCTTCCTCCAGATCCTCGCCGCTTATGAA ATTCTTTCTGATTCTAATAAAAGAGCCCATTACGATAGCTATTTGCTTTCTCAGAGGGCAATATTGCGGAAGCAGTGTGGACTTGGTACAACTATCTACACTCACAACTCATCTCTAATCATGTCAAAGCAAAGTGATGTAGTTGAATGGCTAAAATGGTATAGACTTTCTGTCAATGATATCGTTATGGAGAGGAGAGTTGCGATGGGCTCTGGTTATTTTGACAAACTTGAGAATGAGCTTTACTCAGCAATCCGCATGGCATATTATGGGCCAGTCGTTGAGTCTATGGATCTTCTTCCCGACTCTTTTGAAGCTGAAGAGAGGTCTGCATATGAAACTTCAGAGGTATTGCACCTAGTTTCAGGACGTGATCTGTTTGGGATTGTTAATTTGGTGGGCAGGACTCCTGAGCTATCTCATATGTGCCATGAAAAGTTAACTACTTTTGATTTCAACGTTCATGGAGTTCCTGAACAGGTTTGGCAGCCTATGGTTAAAGGGAACTGTGTTCATCCAAGGATTGTAGATGTTTGTGAGAAGGAAACGGGACAAGACACTAATTTTGAATCAGATTCTTACAAAGATCTTGAACTCCGTATTCTTGGGAGAGTAGTTGCAATGGCAACCAGGAGTCCTAGGTGCAAATGTCTTGGCTTGCCAATGGATGATTTGGAAGACCATATACATGTTTTTCTTACCACAGATGGGGCCCAAAATTCAGTTACACCTGGTTCAAGAACTCCACTGGGAACCATAACAGGACTAGGGACAAGTGCTGAAGAAGGATCTTGCTTTGTTTATGACAGAGCTGGTGTTAAAACCCATGTGATTATGAAGCATAGAACATTGCTG GTTAAACACATGCACTGGTACCAAGTACATGGTGAAGCTTCAGCTTGTGAGTGCCGATGTAGTAGAGCTCGCTTACCACCTAGCAA ATATTGGCTGTTTGAACCTCGTTGCTGTCTGCATGACGTTGGTGGCTGGTATATTGAAACATTTGGGCGGGACAAGAAAGGAAAGACTGTCCCATCTCAAAGACAGTGGGATGGTATGATTGAACAGTCTGAAAA GAGACTACATCCTGCTGTATATTTTCTGGCTCTGGCATATAGAACATTAGACCTTGAACATGCAAAAAGGAGCAGGTGGAGCATTACGAATTTTGTGGTACCTTATATTTTTAGCATTACTCGCTGGTGGCAGAAACTCATGTAG
- the LOC103989515 gene encoding uncharacterized protein LOC103989515 yields the protein MTTCFDHWEKDPFFSSAEEVQESADRLESVYRRWIHESKDAPVLNRSGGDEDSSKELLSELRTALGTAKWQLEEFAKAVRSNDKACSAGDGTRARHDQFVSAIENKISEVEISLLQCNRNDRETKLTWVQLDEGEWDELALFLSPPSLPKQENLVAAPAESQSNMNVEGEHRKCIHNLDEISRMGGNEKVQGHRRIVSASGDIGSWKISLSPEDGPCRSSEESIVLPPHKVPSLSCLMKAIESTSNVKLSKNGFRKWKGHDHHQPEELIPLRNNSQDTNVCYEKSKSWLNCSGAEDYNKQFYGWLGAFNRQLQRSQYHIQYGRLTQIFVSAIFVILLLVLLVVRAI from the exons ATGACGACGTGCTTCGATCACTGGGAGAAAGATCCCTTCTTCTCTTCCGCCGAGGAAGTTCAGGAATCTGCCGATAG GTTGGAATCTGTCTATAGAAGATGGATCCACGAAAGCAAGGACGCCCCGGTTTTGAACCGATCCGGCGGTGACGAAGATTCATCTAAGGAGCTCCTCAGTGAGCTCCGGACTGCACTTGGCACCGCAAAATGGCAG CTTGAGGAATTCGCCAAGGCAGTAAGGTCGAATGACAAGGCGTGTTCAGCTGGAGATGGTACAAGAGCTCGGCATGACCAGTTTGTCTCAGCAATTGAGAACAAAATATCTGAGGTGGAGATTTCGCTGTTGCAATGTAATCGGAACGATAGGGAGACCAAATTGACGTGGGTTCAATTGGATGAAGGAGAATGGGATGAGCTGGCCCTTTTCCTCTCGCCTCCTTCCTTACCAAAGCAAGAGAATTTGGTGGCAGCTCCTGCAGAGAGCCAGTCAAACATGAATGTTGAGGGTGAACACAGAAAATGTATTCACAATTTAGATGAAATCAGCCGAATGGGAGGAAATGAGAAGGTGCAAGGACATCGGAGGATTGTGAGTGCTAGTGGTGATATTGGATCATGGAAAATTTCACTTTCTCCTGAGGATGGTCCTTGTAGATCTTCTGAAGAGAGTATTGTTTTACCCCCTCACAAAGTACCCAGCTTGTCCTGTCTGATGAAGGCTATAGAATCCACATCAAATGTTAAGTTGTCAAAAAATGGTTTTAGGAAATGGAAGGGCCACGATCATCATCAACCAGAAGAGTTGATTCCATTAAGGAATAACTCTCAG GACACCAATGTTTGCTATGAAAAAAGCAAGAGCTGGCTCAATTGTTCTGGTGCTGAGGATTACAATAAGCAGTTTTATGGATGGTTGGGTGCTTTTAATAGACAGCTCCAAAGGTCTCAATACCATATCCAATATGGTCGGCTGACCCAAATATTTGTGTCTGCAATTTTCGTTATTTTGTTACTAG TCTTACTTGTAGTGCGGGCAATCTAG
- the LOC135615653 gene encoding uncharacterized protein LOC135615653: MARAVTSAWPDMLAGVILESRRVVAAHTRHFLALSVLFLLPLSSLLVAAPSILFPSAAAAISFSSSPSPALLRFHHHHRRPSAPGVVALYSSAALLLLLSASAAVSSSVHRGFYGRPVKLLPALRSLPAPLARLLLTLAAALLPLTALALLLASLLILSLKALAVLRLPPSFSSFAYLLFVAVAILSLIILQLNWSLAGVIATLESCWGFAPLRRSVDLIKGMRLASLCLHLFFATAIGLTLSGFSLVKLGRPEGGWREVVPVVARTVFGSGITAVLLLCWMVTGAVLYMYCKALHGELAGEIAEEFSSEYVFLPFDEHNVPHVVSVIHQ; this comes from the coding sequence ATGGCCCGAGCCGTAACGTCGGCGTGGCCGGACATGCTTGCCGGCGTCATCTTGGAGTCCAGGCGCGTCGTCGCCGCCCACACCCGCCACTTCCTCGCCCTCTCCgtcctctttctcctccctctctcgtcTCTGCTCGTCGCCGCCCCCTCCATTCTCttcccctccgccgccgccgccatctccttctcctcctccccctcccctgcCCTCCTCcgcttccaccaccaccaccgccgccccTCAGCCCCCGGCGTCGTCGCCCTTTACTCCTCCGCGGCCCTCCTTCTTCTACtttccgcctccgccgccgtctCCAGCAGCGTCCACCGCGGCTTCTATGGCCGCCCTGTCAAGCTCCTGCCGGCCCTCCGATCCCTCCCTGCACCCCTCGCTCGCCTCCTCCTCACCCTCGCCGCGGCTCTGCTCCCCCTCACCGCCCTCGCCCTCCTCCTCGCCTCCCTTCTCATCCTTTCCCTCAAAGCCCTCGCCGTTCTCCGCCTACCCCCTTCCTTTTCCTCCTTCGCCTACTTGCTCTTCGTCGCCGTCGCCATCCTTAGCCTCATTattctccaactcaattggtcgcTTGCCGGTGTCATCGCAACTTTGGAGTCGTGTTGGGGTTTTGCGCCGCTCCGGCGGAGTGTTGATCTGATCAAAGGGATGAGATTGGCTTCTCTCTGCCTCCATCTCTTCTTTGCGACCGCAATTGGACTCACGCTGTCGGGCTTCAGCTTGGTTAAGTTGGGAAGGCCCGAGGGGGGATGGCGTGAGGTGGTGCCGGTGGTCGCCAGGACTGTGTTTGGGTCGGGAATCACGGCAGTGTTGTTGCTGTGTTGGATGGTGACAGGTGCAGTGTTGTACATGTACTGTAAGGCACTACATGGAGAGCTCGCAGGGGAGATCGCAGAGGAGTTCTCGTCAGAGTATGTATTCCTTCCTTTTGACGAGCACAATGTCCCGCATGTTGTTTCAGTGATTCACCAGTGA